In Streptomyces sp. HUAS ZL42, the DNA window GAATGATGATCGCGAAGACGCCGAGCCCAATGGCCAGACCGGCGAAGCCGCCGGCCGCGCGGCGGTCGATCGCACCGAAGACGACGAAGGCGAGGATGAAAGTGCCCACGGCTTCGGCGAAGAACGCCTGGCCGGTGCCGACTCCCGTGCCGTAGGCGGCGATGCCGAGGCCGACGTCGACCGCCTTCTTCCCCAGCACCCCGACGATCGCAAGCGCTCCCAGCACCGCCCCGGCCACCTGGGCCGCGATGTAGCCGGGGACGTCCCGCCAGGGCATCTTCTTCGTGACGGCCAACGCCAGGGTGATGGCCGGGTTGATCTGGCAGCCGGAGACATGCCCGATCGCGTAGACCATGGCGATGACGGCGGTGGCGAAGGCCAGCGAGATCATTCCCAGCTGCGCCATGGTGAACGGGGCGTCGCCGCCCACGATGAGCGTCGCGGGGACCGAGCCGACGCCGATGAACACCAGCACTGCGGTGCCCAGCATCTCGGCCAGAAGCTTCTGTGAGTAAGTGTTTTCTTCCATGGAAGGCGCCCAGCGCCGAGAGGCGGCTCGGGCGTCTCACCTCCTCCGCGTGGAGCGGGCTGTGAAGGGAGGTGACCGCCAGGTGGTCAGGGTCGGGCAACCTGGCGGCCGCTCAGGGGAACCGGGAAGTTTTAAGCCTCCGGCTGCATGTCGTTCATCATGGATGAACGTTGTTCCGGAAATTAACGCCGCGTTTCCGGCCTGTCAAGAGGTTCGGCAGCCCTGGCGTTCCGTCGGGACGAAGAAGGCCCCTCGGCAGCTGCCGAGGGGCCTGGATCAGGGGGCGGGGCGGGGGTGCGGACAAGCGCCACCGGGTTGCGGGGGCAGTCAGGTCATCGCGCTGCGTGCGGACGCCCCGCGGGGGGCACCCAGGTCGCGGGAGAGGTTGCGGGCGGTCTCCCGGACGGCGACCGCAAGCTCCTGACGTGCCGATTCGGCCAGCAGCCGTTCGACGGGGCCGACGATGCCGATGGCGCCGACCACCTCGCCGGAGCGGTCGAAGACGGGAGAGGCGATACCTGCGTCCCCGATGGCGGACTCCTGGTCCTCGAACGCATAACCCGTCCTGAGGACCTCCTTCAACTGACCCGCCAGCTCCTCCGGGTCGGTGATGCTGGCGCCGGTGAGCACAGCCGGCTCACCCGCGAGCAGCCGCTCACGCTCGTCGGCCGCGACGAAGGCCACGATGGCCTTGCCCAGAGCACACGTGCTCCACGGGATGCTGGCGCCCACCTCGAGGATCTGCACGGCACCCTCGGGCCGGAAGGCGTGGTGCACCACAAGGACGTGGTCACCGGTGAGCACGGCCACCCAGACCGCCTCGTTCGTCCGGTTCGCGAGCTGGTCCGCCCACGTCAGCGAGCGGGTCCGCAGCTCCTGGGTGTCCAGGTAGGCGTTGCCCAGCTGCACCAGGTCAGGTCCCAGCTGGTACTTCGAACTGTCCCGGTCCTGCACCACCAGCCCCTCGGCCTCCAGCGTGCGCAGCAGCGCATGCACGGTCGGCTTGGCCACGCCCAGACGGTCGGCCAGCTCGGTCACTCCGAGCCGGGGCCCGGTGGACGCGAGCTCCCGCAGTATCTGCACCGCTCGCTGCACCGCCTGCACCATCGAAAATTTCTCCCTCGTTCACTATTGATGAACAGCGTTCCGACATCTACGGTAACTGTTCATGAGCACATCTGTCGGCATCGTACTCGTGTCCCACAGCGCCGAGCTCGCCTCGGGCCTTCACCTGCTGGTGCAGCAGATCGGCTCCGACACGGTTCCCCTCGCCACCGCCGGAGGCACCGACGACGGCCGGATCGGCACCAGCTACGACCTTGTCCTCGCCGCCATCCGCAGCGTCGACCGCGGAGCCGGCGTCGTCGTCCTGCCCGACCTCGGCAGCTCCGTCCTGACCGCCCGCACCGTCCTGGAAGACCACCCCCGCCCCGACGTGCTGCTGGTCGACGCACCCTTCGTCGAAGGAGCCGTCGCAGCCGTCGTCACCGCCGCATCCGGCGCCGACCTCAAGACCGTCGCCGACGCCGCCAAGGAGGCCCGCAATGTCCACAAGCTCTGACCCCACCACCACGATCGCCACGACCACGTCCAAACACGAGACGGCCGTCGTCCTGCCCGCCAACCTGCACGCACGTCCGGCAGGCCAACTCGCCCGAGCCGCAGCGACATTCACCAGCACCATACGACTGGAGCACGCCGACCGGACGGTCAATCCGACCGGTGTCCTCGCCGTCATGGGCCTGGGCGCCACTGCCGGAAGCACCGTGACCGTCCGCGCCGAAGGCCACGACGCCGAACAGGCCGTCGCGGCGTTGGCCCAGATCCTCGCCACCGCCGAGTGACCCAACCGCCACCAGCGGCACGAAACCAGCCTCCGCTTCCGACATGAGAAGCGACGACCAGTGGAGGTGGCCGAGGATGAGCGTCCCCGCCACGAACACGTCTGACGCCGAAATGGCCCCCATGGCCACGCCCTCGCGGGCCGAGCTGGTCTGCGCACTGCCGCACATCCCCGAGGCCGTCTCCGTCGTACGCCGACGGGCACGCACCGTCCTCACCCAATGGCGCGTGCCCACCCCGACGGTCGACGACGCCCTCCTGGTGATCTCGGAGCTGGCCACCAACGCGATCGTCCACGCACGTCCCCCAGCCGTACTGCGGTTGCGCCTGCCCGAGGTCGGCGGCCGCCGCGCCCTCCGCGTCGAGGTCACCGACGCGGGGCCGGTGCCTCGACGACGCCCGTCGCACGCCGACGCGCCACCCTCCGAACACAAGGAAAACGGTCGCGGGACCGACATCGTCGCAGCCCTCTCCGCACGACACGGAATGTCCCGCCACCCCGAGAGGACCACCCGATGGGCCGATCTCCACATGGGGCCTTGACCACCCGTGGCACGGCAGCCACACGTCCCAGGGACGTTGTGGCAGGACGAGGAACTGCCGAACCCGCGAGGTGCCGGACGGCGCCGCGGCACCGTCCGGCAGGCGACGACAACCGCAGCCACGGTCGTCTCACGCACCCGCGCATCGGGCCACATGTGCTCAAGACCTCGCGCGCGTCGGTGCAGCCCATGGCGGCGGAGGAATGCGTCGACGAGCCCGTCGGTCAATCCGTGCCCGATCGGCTCGTCGGTCACCAGCGCTCGGTAGTAGAGAGGGCCCACGAGCTGGTCCGTCCCGGCCGCCATGTCGAGGTCGGCAGGGAGCTGCCCAGAAGACGGCGCCGGGGTCGGATTCGCTGAGGAACAAGGCCAGACGGCGCAGCAGCTCGACGTCACCGACACCGAGCGAGTGCGTCGAGTCGTCAAAAAACGAGGTGTTCGAGGTCCTCGGCACGCCGGGGCGTCCGGTGCTTCCTGCCTCGCTTCTGCTTCGACCTGCGAGAGGCCCAAAAATCCCCAACTGACCTCGCAACATACCGCGCTGACAACACCTCATGCCTTGACGACCCGAGTTGGCCGTCCCGTACGACGCGCTCCCCCGACCTCTGGCGGCCGTCGAACCAGACCGCCTTGCAGAATTCCTTTCCGCCAGGCCAGCTCTGACGACGGCTTTGGGGAAGCTCGCTGCCGGTAGTTCGTTTAAATCCGGCGATGGTGTGGGTTGACGGCAGGTCAGCGCAGCGGCGGGGGTTTCGTGAGTATCTGTCTGGGCTGCTGGCACCGCGGGAGCGGAACAAGACGATCACCTGCCTGGCCGGGGCGGAGCCGGTAGCCGGCGCAGGGATGCCGGGGGTGCAGCGGCTGCAGTTCTTCTTGTCCGAGTCGCCCTGGGAGGCCGAGCAGGTCAACGACCGGCGGCTTGAACTGCTGCGCGAGCAGCCGGCGACGACTCCGCACGACGGCGGGGCCATCGTGATCGACGACTCCGGGGACCGCAAGGACGGCACGGCGACCGCGCATGTGGGCCGACAGTGGCTGGGCCGGCTGGGCAAAACGGACAACGGCATCGTCACCGTGACCACGGTGTGGACCGACGGCCGCGTGACGGGCCAGAGAGGGGGCCCGGCCACACCCCACCAGCACCAACTGCCCTGCCGGCCCAGAGCCTTACGGGCCGTCCGTTCCTGGCTTTGGCGGCAACCAGTGCTGGCCCGCGCGGTGCGCGGATCACCGAGGCTCACGGCCCCCCATCGGCAGGGCATCCTCGCTGAGCGCCGCCACTCAGTGACCTCGTGCAATCCAGTCGGCGAGGTGGGGCGCTTCAGCGCCGATGGTGGTGCCCTGTCCGTGCCCGGTACGCGCTTGCGTGGCCGGTGGCAGCACAAGGAGGCGGTCCCGGATCGAGCGGATGATGGTCGGGAAGTTCGAGTACGACCGACCGGTCGCTCCTGGACCGCCCGCAAACAGCGTGTCGCCCGTGAAGACGGTGTTGAGCGAGGGCAGGTACAGGCAGATGGCCCCGGGCGTGTGCCCAGGGGTGTGCAGCACCCGCAATTCCGTGCCCGCGACGGGGATGCGCTGGTTGTCGGAGAGGTAACCGCCGGGGTCGTGGTCGGGGTGGGTGTGCTTCCACAGCAGCCGGTCGTCCAGGTGGACGAAAACGGGCGCGCCGGTGGCCTCGGCGAGGGCGGGAGCCGCGTTGATGTGGTCGTTGTGGGCATGGGTACACACGATGGCGGTCAGACGGCGGTCTCCGACGGCACGGGCGATCGCCTCCGCGTCGTGGGCGGCGTCGATGACGACCGCCTCGTGGTCGTCGCCGACGATCCAGACGTTGTTGTCGACGTTCCAGGTGCCGCCGTCCAGGCTGAAGGTGCCCGAGGTGATGACGTGCTCGATGCGGACGCCGGTCATCACAGCATCACCACCGAACGCAGGACGTCGCCCCGGTGCATATGGGCGAAGGCGTCCTCGACCTCGTCCAGGGCGATGGTCTCGGTGACGAAGGCGTCCAGGTCCAGTCGGCCCTGCAGGTAGAGGTCGATGAGCATCGGGAAGTCGCGGGAGGGCAGGCAGTCGCCGTACCAGGAGGACTTCAGGGCTCCGCCGCGGCCGAAGACGTCCAGCAGCGGCAGTTCGAGCGTCATGTCCGGGGTGGGCACCCCGACGAGGACGACCGTGCCGGCGAGGTCGCGGGCGTAGAAGGCCTGCCGGTAGGTTTCCGGGCGGCCGACGGCCTCGATGACGGTGTCGGCGCCGAACCCGCCGGTCAGCTCGCGGATCGCCTCGACCGGGTCGGTCTCCTTGGAGTTGACGGTGTGGGTGGCGCCCAGGCTCTTGGCGGTGGCCAGCTTGCGGTCGTCGATGTCGACGGCGATGACCTTGGCCGCACCGGCCAGGTGGGACCCGACGATCGCGGCATCTCCGACGCCGCCGCAGCCGATGACGGCCACCGTGTCCCCTCGGCCGACGTTGCCGGTGTTGATCGCCGCGCCGATGCCGGCCATCACCCCGCAGCCGAGCAGACCGGCCGCGGCCGGTGAGGCGGCCGGGTCGACCTTCGTGCACTGCCCGGCGGCGACCAGCGTCTTCTCGGCGAAGGCTCCGATACCGAGGGCGGGCGAGAGCTCGGTGCCGTCCAGGAGAGTCATCTTCTGTGCGGCGTTGTGGGTGTCGAAGCAGTACTGGGGGCGTCCGCGCCGGCAGGCGCGGCAGCGGCCGCACACGGCGCGCCAGTTGAGGATGACGAAGTCGCCGGGTTCGACGTCCGTCACTCCGGGGCCGACTTCTTCGACGACGCCGGCCGCCTCGTGCCCGAGGAGGAAGGGGAAGTCGTCGTTGATGCCCCCGTCGCGGTAGTGCAGGTCGGTGTGGCAGACACCGCACGCCTGGACTTTCACCACTGCCTCTCCCGGGCCCGGGTCGGGCACGACGATCGTCTCGACGGCTACCGGCTCGCCTTTGGCGCGGGCGACGACACCGCGTACGTGGTGGGGCATGGAGGTGGTCCTCTCGCTGTGCGATGTGGGTGGGTGGGAGCGGGTGCGGTCGCCGGAGGTCACCTTGCGGGACGCACGGTGACGGGGAGCACTGCCCAGGAGCGCAGGGTGTTGTTGAGATGGCGGCGGGGTTCGCCGGTGAGCTCGATGCGTTCCACGCGGCGGGCGAGGGCGGTCAGCAGGGCCTCGGCCTCCAGGCGGGCGACGTGCTGGCCGACGCACTGGTGGATGCCCATGCCGAAGCCGACGTGGCCGGAGGGGTCCCGGGTGAGGTCGAAGCGGTCGGCATCGGGCCAGCGGGCCGGGTCGCGGTTGGCGGCGCCAAGGAACATGAGGATCTTCATGCCCTCAGGGATGAGGGCGCCGGCGATGGTGACGTCGGTGGTGGCGGTACGGAAGAAGGTCTGCACGGGTGACTGCCAGCGCACCGCTTCGTCGAACGCCACACGCGCCGACTCGGGTCGTTCGCGCAGTCGTTGCCACTGGTCGGGGTGGGTCGCGAAGGCGTAGAGGGTGGCGGCGAGGCCGTGGACGGTGGTGTCGACGCCGGCGGTGAGCAGGGAGCGCACCACCAGGGGTGCCTGGGTGTGCGTGAGGTCGCCGCGGTCGGCGGCGGCCCATATACGGGAGCCGAAACCGTCCTCGCTCAGCGCCTCGCGGGCGCACTGGGCGTTCACCCAGGCCGACAACTCGGCCGCCCGGTCAGCGTCGGCCTTCACGAGGTCGTTGGCCGGTCCGAAGGCGTTGAAGGCCATGTTGCCGTAAGGCAGAAGGTGGTCCCGTCCCTCGGGACCCAGTCCGACGGCGTCGGGGAACACACGGAGCGGAAACGCCCTGGCCAGGTCCGTGAAGGCGTCGAACTGCCTGCCCCGGTCGGCCAGTACGGTGTCGACCAGTTCCTCGGCGACCGTCTGCCACGTCGCGCGCAGTTGGCGCAGGGCGGGTAGTGCGAGGATCTCGCGCAGGACACGGCGCGGGGCGTCGTGGTGCGGCGGGTCGGCTTCCAGCAGCAGGCTAGGCGGCCGCCAGGGTTTCTCGTGACGGAAGTTGGCCAGTCCGACGCCGGCGGCGGACTGGAAGGCCTGCCAGTCGACCAGGGCGGCGTGCACCTCGCGGTAGCGGGCCAGCGCGTACACGTTGTAGCGGGTCAGGTGGACGACGGGACCGGCTTGCCGCAACTGCTGGTGCAGCGGCTCGGGTTGTGCCAGATGTTCGGCGGCGAAGGGGTCCGCGTCACTCGTGGGGAGCGACACGGCGGGGGCCGGTGCGTGGGTCATGGCGGCTCCAAGCGGAAGAGGGCACGGGGCACGGGGGCATGTCTGCGGGTGCGGCTCAGAGGTCGAGGACGAGGCGGTCACCGCGGGAGCGGGATACGCACGGGAGCATGCAGTCGTTCGCGGCCCGTTCGTGGTCGGCGAGGATCGAGTCCCGGTGATCGGGCGTCCCTTCCAGCACCGGCGTGAGGCAGGTGCCGCAGGTGCCCTGCTCGCAGGAGGACAGGACGTCGGCTCCCACCTGTCGTACGGCGTGCAGGACGGAGGTGTCCGGCATGACAGTCACGGTGCGGCCCGTGCGGCGCAGCTCCACCTCGAAGGCGGCCTGGTGGACGGGCTCCGGCAGGGCGGCGGCGTTGAAGCGCTCGGTGCGCAGGCTGTACGACGGCCAGGCGGCGCAGGCCTGCTCGACGGCCGCCAACAGCGGCGCCGGTCCGCAGCAGTAGACCTTGGTGCCGGGATCCGGGGTGTCCAGCCACGGGGCCAGGTCCAGCAGGCCGCACTCGTCCTGGGGGCTGATGTGCACTCGGTCGCCGTGGGCGGCCGACAGTTCCTCGCGGAACGCCATCGAGGCACGGCTGCGGCCTCCGTACAGCAACTGCCAGTCGGCGCCGATCAGTTCAGCCTGGTGGATCATAGGCAGCAGCGGGGTGATGCCGATGCCGCCCGCGATGAACAGGTACCGCTCGGCCGGAACCAGCGGGAAGTGGTTGCGCGGCCCGCCCACACCGACCAGGTCACCCGGCGCGAGCCGGTCGTGCACGTACGCCGAGCCACCACGCCCGGCCGGCTCGCGCAGGACCGCGATGCGGTAGGTGTACGAGTCCCACCGGTCACCGCACAGGGAGTACTGCCGGGTCGTCCCTTCCGGCAGGACCAGGTCGATGTGCGAGCCAGGGGTCCAGTCCGGCAGCCGCGCGGCGTCCGGGTGGGCGAGAGTGAGAGATACGACACCGTCGGCGATCGTGTCTTTGGCGCGGATCTCCAGTGTCACCCTGGAGAGGGCGGATTGGGGAACCCGGAGCAGGCTGTCTGCGACCACGTCGTCGCCTCCCGTCTGTGGAATGCAGGCAGGATGCTCAGGGCCGGGGCTGTCTCGCGACGGCATTCTCATTCAGTGAGAGACGAATTTCGTGCGGATGCCACGCGGATGTCGCGCCACCGTCGCATGACCGTCGGCAGCCCCGTCGTCACGTGCTGCCCAGGGCGCGCGAGATGCCGCGGGCGGCGGTCCGTACGACGGGGACGACCGCTTGGGCGCTCGCGTCGTTGGGCACGATGACGGCCAGAGCCGCTATCACCGTGCCGTCGCCGCCGCGCACGGGGGCGGCGATCCCGAGGGCCTCTTCGTGGACGTAGCCAGGGCAGTAGGCGTATCCCTGCTGCCGGACGTCGGCCAGGATCGCGCGTAGCTGTGCCGGGGTGGCCGGAGTTCGGGGTGTGTAGGTGGTGAGGGGGCCGGCGAGGATGCGTTCCCTCAGAGAGACGGGGCCGTGGGCCAGCAGCACCAGGCCGCTGGAGGAGGCGTGCAGGGGCAGCCGGCCGGCGACCCGGGTGTAGTTGATCACCGCGCTGGGTGCCGAGAGGCGCTCCAGGAACAGCACGTCGTCGCCGTCGCGCACGCCCAGCTGCACGTGGTGGCCGACGACGTCGTGCACGCCCTCCATGAACGGCATCGCGGTGTCCCTCAGCGAGAGCGTCGGCGAAGCGCGTGTCACCAGCTCCCACAGGCGCACACCGATCCGCACCTTGCGGTCGTCGTCCCGGCTGAGGAAGCCGTGCGCCACCAGCTCGGCCACGAGCCGGGAGGCCGTCGCCACATGCAGCCCGCTGCGGCGGGCGATCTCCGAGACGGTCAGCGCCGGCTCGTCCTGGCTGAAGGCCTCCAGGATGCGAGCCGCCCGGGAAAGGACCGAGTCATGGAGGGGTGTCTTCATGATCCGTGCTCCGGTGTTCGGGCATACGCCGCCGGGAGACCAGCATGGCATTCGCCCTCCGGCACGCAAGGCCGCCCCGTGCAGCCGGAGGTTCGCGGCGTATCGGAGCCGAAACGGGATCTTCGCCAGGGCGATGGGTCCGGCGCGAGACGCCGAGGGCCTGGAGGGTGACCAGGCCGCGCCGGTTCCTGCCGCAGCGGCCGAACAGCTCACGCCTGTGCCGTCGCCCTCGACGGCGCTGTCGGACTTCGGGACGACGGCCGGTTCCTTGGATCCGCAGTGCGCGCCGGGGCCCAGCGGGTCTGTCTGCCGGTGGTGTCGCCACGCGCAGGACGAAGGGAGTTGACGGTTGCCGGTGCGTCGCGCCGGACCGAAGGAAGAGCCTGGTCAGCCGCACCCGACGGGTGCGGCTGACCAGGGGGCGGGTCACGCCTGCAAAGTCTCTTGCGGCGCCGTCGTCCGGCGGAGGACGGGCAGCAGCCCGGCCGCCACCAGTGCCGAGGCCAGGCCGAGGAGGCCGACGGCGCCGGCGAGGCTGCCGGTGGCGGACTCGACGGCGATCAGGGCGAGCGGGCAGAGGAACTGCCCGGAGAAGAACGACGCCGTCCACAGGCCGGTGCCGCGGCCGCGGTCGGCGTAGTCCAGCTTGGACATCGCCCAGGTGAGCAGCGAGGGCAGCAGGAAGCCGGTGCCGATGCAGTTGAGGACCGCGCCGGCGACCAGGACCGGGGTGCTGGGGGCCAGGCCCATGACCACGAACCCGGCTCCGCACAGGGCGAAGATCGCGGGCAGCCTGCGCTCCGGCCGGCCGGTGAGCCTGGCGAAGGTGAGGCATCCGGTGACGGTGGCGGCGCTGGCGATCGCGGTGGCCATGCCGATGATGCCGCTGTTCTTCACGCCCAGGTCGTCCAGCAGGTAGGCCGTTTCCACCGGGACGGTGTAGAAGACGATGGCGCCGAACACCGACAGCACGCAGATGCCCGCCAGTCGGCGCACGGGGAACGGCCGTGCCTCGGCGGCGGCAGCCTTTTCCGTGGCTGCGCCCTGCCTGGGCTGGGGCAGGTACGCGGCCATGGCGGGGGCGAGGAGCAGCCCGACGGCGTAGAGCCAGAACGGGGTACGCCAGCCCGAGGATCCGAGCGCGCCGCCGAGCACGAAGAAGGCGGTGGCGGAGGCGGAGGCGCACAGGGTCTGCAGGGCCAGGTAGCGGTCCCGTACGCGGCCTGTGTAGTAGTCGCCGATCAGTGTGGTGCAGCAGGTCATGATGGCGGCCTCGGTGACGCCGAGGAGGGCGCGGCTGGCCACGATGGCACCGAGGGAGTCCAGCCACAGCGGTGCGGTGCCGAACAGGGCGTACAGGACGGCCGCGACGATCAGGAGGCGTTTGCGTCCCAGCCGGTCGATGATGACGCCCGCGAAGGGGGCCAGCAGGGCGAGCGCGAGTGCGGGGACGGTCAGGACCATCGGGACGAGCGCCTTGGCGCCGGGCACTGTGGCGAAGTGCGCCTGCATCTTCGGCAGCACCGGAGCGAGCAGCACCGCGCCGAGGATCGGCAGACAGCTGCCTGCCATCAGAAGCACGATGCGCAGACGGCCCCCGGCTTCGGGCGCGGGCTCGGTGTTCTGGGCGGCGGTGCCGTCGGCGGGCACGGGTGGGGAAAGGAATCCGGGCATGCGAGGCCTCCACGGGGCGGGGGCGGGGGCGCGCAACCGCGCCCCCGCGGTGGCCGTGGCCGTGCCAGGCTGCGGGGCGCAGGTGCACCCAATGGGGATGCGCCCGAGAGCGGGCGTCAGGAACTGGCACGACTATGGGCCAGGCTCCCCCGGGCGGCTACCCTCTGCGCGATCAAACTCCTGGATCGTGTTCATCCAGCCTGTGGATGGCGGGTGGTCGGCCCGGTGAGGGAGGCAGCGACGCGCGCGGCCGTCTCGCGCAGCCAGATGTGCGCGGCATCGCGGGTGTGGACCGGGTGCCACCACAGGGCCTGCCGGAGGGGGACGGCCTCGTAGGGCGGCTCCATGATCCGTACCGGGGCGACGCCGCGCAGGCGCTCCGCGAGGCGCCCTTGGACGAGGGCGATGCGACGGGTGCCGGCGACCAGGAAGGGCAGGGTCTGGAAGCTGTCGACGGAGACCTCGACGTGGGGTTCGATGCCGAGCATGCCGAGCTGGCGTACGGCCGGGGCGTCATAGGTGCGCTGGTATGTCACCCACGGCAGCCGGGCCAGGTCCTCGGTCGTGATGCGGTCACCGACCTCGGGGTGGTGGTCCGCGACGAGGAAGACCCATCGGTCGTCGTAGAGATCGGTGGCGGGGAAGCCGCTGATCACACCGTGCGGCATGAACAGGCCGTCCGTCGTGCTGAGCAGGGTGGCGGTGTCGTCGATCACGGTCGGCGGGATCTGGGTGAAGCGCAACCTGATACCCGGCGCCTCTTCATGGACGACGCGGGCGAGTTCGCTACCGAAGACGGCGACGGCGTAATCGGTCGCAAGCAGTGTGAACTGGCGGCTCTCGGCGGCCGGGTCGAAGTGGGCCTGACTGCTGAAGAGGCGTTCCAGCAGGTCGCAGGCGGTGGACGTGCGGTCGAGGAGGACCTGCCCGAGGGCGGTGAGCTCGTAGTGGCCGCCGGCCCGGGTGAGGAGGTCGTCGTCGAAGTGGCGGCGCAGCCGGGCGAGCGCGGCGCTCATGGCGGGCTGGCTGAGGCCCATGCGACGCCCGGCCCGGGTGACGTTGCGCTCCTCCAGCAGGGCACGCAGCGCGACGACGAGGTTGAGATCGAGGCGGGCCAGGTTCACGGGACTCCCCTTAGCAACACTTTGATCAGCGATTATAAACGTCGCGGATCGCGAATATCCACAGAATCGATTTCCCTGATCAGGGCGGGCGGCCTCAGATTATGTCCCACCTGCAATCAGGAGGACATGTCCGTGAAACCCGAACCCGCATCCGCTCTGTTCGCGGGCCCTTTCGCCCTCGCCACCCTCTCGACCCCGGGCCAGCCGCACTTCCCCGCCCTGGTCACGGCCGGCAGTCAGGTAGTCGACCTCCGAGCGGCCCTGCGGGACGACGCTCTGACGATGCGCGGTCTGCTCGAGCGGTGGGCGGTCGCACTCCCCCTGTTGCACAAGCTCGCCGCCGACCCCGGGACCGAACGGCGGCCCCTGGCGGACTTCCGGGTGCATGCTCCCATCGAGCCGCGTCAGGTGCTGCAGTCGGGAGCCAACTACCGGCAGCACGTGATCGACCTGCACGTGGCCCACCGGGACCCCGCCGACGACCGCTCCGAGGAGGATCGGCGCGCCGAGGCAGCCGAGATCATGGACCGGCGGGCGGCCGAGGACCTGCCGTACATGTTCATCGGCCTGCCAAGCGCGATCACCGGCCCGTATGACGATGTCGTACTGCCCTCCTGGGCTGAAAAGCCGGACTGGGAGCTGGAGTTGGCGGTTGTCATCGGCCGGCCGGCCCACCGGGTGTCCGCCGAGAGTGCCCTCGACCATGTCGCCGGGTACACGATCGCCAACGACCTCACCGACCGTGCCACCGTCTTCCGCCGGGACATGCCGCAGATCGGCACCGACTGGCTGCGCAGCAAGAACGCACCCGGCTTCACCCCGCTGGGACCCTGGATCGTGCCCGCCGGGTCGATCGCCGACCCGGACGACTTGCGCGTCACGCTCAGGCTCAACGGCGACACCATGCAGGACGAGTCCACCAAGGACATGATCTTCAGCGTTGCCCGGATGGTGGCGTACGCCTCCCAGACCGCTCGCCTGCTGCCCGGTGACCTCATCCTGACCGGCAGCCCGGCCGGCAATGGCATGCACTGGGGTCGGCTGCTGCGCGACGGCGACGTGATGGAGGGTTCGGTCACCGGGCTCGGTGTGCAGCGCACCCGATGTGTGGCGGAGGCCGCGTCGTGACCCTGAACCGCCATGATCCGGAAGGCTCCATCGCGCGCACGGCCAAGGCGTGCTCCAACTGGGGGCGTTGGGGCGAGGACGACGTGCTCGGCACCCTCAACTTCCTCGACGCGGCCAAGCGGCGCGAGGGCGCGGCGCTGGTCCGGCGGGGCGTCAGCTTCTCCCTCTCCCAGCGGTTCGACATGAACGGTCCGCAGAAGGGCTGGCGCCGGCGGACCAACCCGGTGCACACCATGCTGGACACCGGCACCGACGCGGCCCTGGGTATTC includes these proteins:
- a CDS encoding IclR family transcriptional regulator — encoded protein: MKTPLHDSVLSRAARILEAFSQDEPALTVSEIARRSGLHVATASRLVAELVAHGFLSRDDDRKVRIGVRLWELVTRASPTLSLRDTAMPFMEGVHDVVGHHVQLGVRDGDDVLFLERLSAPSAVINYTRVAGRLPLHASSSGLVLLAHGPVSLRERILAGPLTTYTPRTPATPAQLRAILADVRQQGYAYCPGYVHEEALGIAAPVRGGDGTVIAALAVIVPNDASAQAVVPVVRTAARGISRALGST
- a CDS encoding MFS transporter gives rise to the protein MAGSCLPILGAVLLAPVLPKMQAHFATVPGAKALVPMVLTVPALALALLAPFAGVIIDRLGRKRLLIVAAVLYALFGTAPLWLDSLGAIVASRALLGVTEAAIMTCCTTLIGDYYTGRVRDRYLALQTLCASASATAFFVLGGALGSSGWRTPFWLYAVGLLLAPAMAAYLPQPRQGAATEKAAAAEARPFPVRRLAGICVLSVFGAIVFYTVPVETAYLLDDLGVKNSGIIGMATAIASAATVTGCLTFARLTGRPERRLPAIFALCGAGFVVMGLAPSTPVLVAGAVLNCIGTGFLLPSLLTWAMSKLDYADRGRGTGLWTASFFSGQFLCPLALIAVESATGSLAGAVGLLGLASALVAAGLLPVLRRTTAPQETLQA
- a CDS encoding LysR family transcriptional regulator, which gives rise to MNLARLDLNLVVALRALLEERNVTRAGRRMGLSQPAMSAALARLRRHFDDDLLTRAGGHYELTALGQVLLDRTSTACDLLERLFSSQAHFDPAAESRQFTLLATDYAVAVFGSELARVVHEEAPGIRLRFTQIPPTVIDDTATLLSTTDGLFMPHGVISGFPATDLYDDRWVFLVADHHPEVGDRITTEDLARLPWVTYQRTYDAPAVRQLGMLGIEPHVEVSVDSFQTLPFLVAGTRRIALVQGRLAERLRGVAPVRIMEPPYEAVPLRQALWWHPVHTRDAAHIWLRETAARVAASLTGPTTRHPQAG
- a CDS encoding fumarylacetoacetate hydrolase family protein; this encodes MSVKPEPASALFAGPFALATLSTPGQPHFPALVTAGSQVVDLRAALRDDALTMRGLLERWAVALPLLHKLAADPGTERRPLADFRVHAPIEPRQVLQSGANYRQHVIDLHVAHRDPADDRSEEDRRAEAAEIMDRRAAEDLPYMFIGLPSAITGPYDDVVLPSWAEKPDWELELAVVIGRPAHRVSAESALDHVAGYTIANDLTDRATVFRRDMPQIGTDWLRSKNAPGFTPLGPWIVPAGSIADPDDLRVTLRLNGDTMQDESTKDMIFSVARMVAYASQTARLLPGDLILTGSPAGNGMHWGRLLRDGDVMEGSVTGLGVQRTRCVAEAAS